From a region of the Zingiber officinale cultivar Zhangliang chromosome 4B, Zo_v1.1, whole genome shotgun sequence genome:
- the LOC121974758 gene encoding (S)-beta-bisabolene synthase-like isoform X4 produces the protein MELVDTPSLKVFEDVVVDRQVAGFDPSFWGDCFITNQKSQSEAWMNERAEELKNEVRSMFQNVSTGILQTMNLIDTIQLLGLDYHFTEEIDRALDDLKDVDMSKYGLYEVALHFRLLRQKGFNISSDVFKKYKDNEGKFMEELKDDAKGLLSLYNAAYLGTKKETILDEAISFTKDNLTSLLKDLNPTFAKLVSLTLKTPIQRNTKRLFTRCYISVYQDEPTRNETILELAKLDFNILQCLHQKEIKKACMWWKKLNLDIMHLNFIRERVVEWYFWSMVIRHEPSCSRARLISTKLLMLSTVLDDIYDSYSTLEESLLLTDAIQRWSPDAVDRLPEYMRDFFLKMLSIFQELENELAPAEKFRILYLKEQWKILAQHYITECKWRDDNYVPKLEEHMRVSIISVGFILFYCAFLSGMEEAVATKDAFEWFASFPKIVEACAIIVRITNDIASKEREQKRAHVASTVDCYMKEYGTSKDVACEKLLGFVEDAWKTINEELLNATGLSREVIELSLHSSRSTELIYKHVDAFTEPNTTMKENIFSLLVHPIPI, from the exons ATGGAGCTTGTTGATACTCCATCACTCAAGGTTTTTGAAGACGTGGTTGTTGATCGTCAGGTTGCAGGCTTCGATCCTAGCTTTTGGGGTGACTGCTTTATTACAAATCAGAAATCACAG TCTGAGGCATGGATGAATGAAAGAGCTGAAGAACTCAAGAATGAAGTAAGGAGCATGTTCCAAAACGTGTCGACTGGCATCCTTCAAACCATGAATCTAATTGATACAATTCAACTTCTTGGACTTGATTACCATTTCACGGAGGAAATAGACAGAGCTTTAGACGATCTCAAGGATGTTGACATGAGCAAATACGGGCTCTATGAGGTTGCTCTTCATTTTCGACTGCTTAGACAAAAAGGATTCAACATTTCTTCAG ATGTATTTAAAAAGTACAAGGATAATGAGGGAAAATTTATGGAAGAACTAAAAGATGATGCTAAGGGTCTCCTGAGCTTATATAATGCGGCTTACCTTGGAACTAAAAAAGAGACTATACTCGACGAAGCCATTTCTTTTACTAAGGACAACCTTACATCTTTGTTAAAAGATCTAAATCCTACATTTGCAAAGCTAGTGTCTCTCACTCTCAAGACACCTATTCAACGAAACACGAAACGACTTTTCACAAGATGCTATATCTCTGTTTACCAAGATGAACCGACTCGAAATGAAACAATACTTGAGCTTGCAAAATTGGACTTCAACATACTGCAATGTCTCCACCAGAAGGAGATCAAGAAAGCATGCAT GTGGTGGAAGAAGTTGAATTTAGACATTATGCATCTAAATTTTATTCGAGAACGAGTGGTGGAATGGTACTTTTGGTCGATGGTGATACGTCATGAACCTAGTTGTTCTCGTGCTCGACTGATATCGACTAAGCTACTTATGTTAAGTACTGTCTTGGACGACATCTATGATAGCTACAGCACACTAGAAGAGAGTCTACTACTTACAGATGCAATCCAAAG GTGGAGCCCTGATGCAGTAGATCGACTACCAGAGTACATGAGGGATTTCTTTCTCAAAATGTTGAGCATTTTTCAAGAATTAGAAAATGAACTTGCGCCGGCGGAGAAGTTTCGAATATTGTACCTCAAGGAACAA TGGAAAATTCTAGCACAACATTACATCACGGAATGCAAATGGAGGGATGACAATTATGTGCCCAAGTTAGAAGAGCACATGCGTGTTTCAATCATAAGTGTGggatttatcttgttttattgcgCATTTTTGAGTGGCATGGAGGAGGCAGTGGCCACAAAGGATGCATTTGAATGGTTCGCAAGCTTTCCTAAGATTGTAGAAGCTTGTGCAATAATTGTTCGTATCACTAATGACATAGCTTCAAAGGAG CGAGAACAAAAGAGGGCACATGTTGCCTCAACGGTAGATTGCTATATGAAGGAATATGGAACATCAAAAGATGTTGCATGCGAGAAGCTCCTAGGCTTTGTTGAAGATGCATGGAAGACTATCAACGAGGAGCTCCTTAATGCAACTGGATTGTCGAGGGAAGTAATTGAACTATCACTCCACTCTTCGCGATCTACCGAATTGATATACAAGCATGTCGACGCATTCACAGAGCCTAATACCACGATGAAGGAAAATATATTCTCTCTACTTGTTCATCCTATCCCTATTTGA
- the LOC121974758 gene encoding (S)-beta-bisabolene synthase-like isoform X1, with the protein MALQVFQNHIQVMELVDTPSLKVFEDVVVDRQVAGFDPSFWGDCFITNQKSQSEAWMNERAEELKNEVRSMFQNVSTGILQTMNLIDTIQLLGLDYHFTEEIDRALDDLKDVDMSKYGLYEVALHFRLLRQKGFNISSDVFKKYKDNEGKFMEELKDDAKGLLSLYNAAYLGTKKETILDEAISFTKDNLTSLLKDLNPTFAKLVSLTLKTPIQRNTKRLFTRCYISVYQDEPTRNETILELAKLDFNILQCLHQKEIKKACMWWKKLNLDIMHLNFIRERVVEWYFWSMVIRHEPSCSRARLISTKLLMLSTVLDDIYDSYSTLEESLLLTDAIQRWSPDAVDRLPEYMRDFFLKMLSIFQELENELAPAEKFRILYLKEQWKILAQHYITECKWRDDNYVPKLEEHMRVSIISVGFILFYCAFLSGMEEAVATKDAFEWFASFPKIVEACAIIVRITNDIASKEREQKRAHVASTVDCYMKEYGTSKDVACEKLLGFVEDAWKTINEELLNATGLSREVIELSLHSSRSTELIYKHVDAFTEPNTTMKENIFSLLVHPIPI; encoded by the exons ATGGCTCTTcaggtttttcaaaatcatatacaAGTCATGGAGCTTGTTGATACTCCATCACTCAAGGTTTTTGAAGACGTGGTTGTTGATCGTCAGGTTGCAGGCTTCGATCCTAGCTTTTGGGGTGACTGCTTTATTACAAATCAGAAATCACAG TCTGAGGCATGGATGAATGAAAGAGCTGAAGAACTCAAGAATGAAGTAAGGAGCATGTTCCAAAACGTGTCGACTGGCATCCTTCAAACCATGAATCTAATTGATACAATTCAACTTCTTGGACTTGATTACCATTTCACGGAGGAAATAGACAGAGCTTTAGACGATCTCAAGGATGTTGACATGAGCAAATACGGGCTCTATGAGGTTGCTCTTCATTTTCGACTGCTTAGACAAAAAGGATTCAACATTTCTTCAG ATGTATTTAAAAAGTACAAGGATAATGAGGGAAAATTTATGGAAGAACTAAAAGATGATGCTAAGGGTCTCCTGAGCTTATATAATGCGGCTTACCTTGGAACTAAAAAAGAGACTATACTCGACGAAGCCATTTCTTTTACTAAGGACAACCTTACATCTTTGTTAAAAGATCTAAATCCTACATTTGCAAAGCTAGTGTCTCTCACTCTCAAGACACCTATTCAACGAAACACGAAACGACTTTTCACAAGATGCTATATCTCTGTTTACCAAGATGAACCGACTCGAAATGAAACAATACTTGAGCTTGCAAAATTGGACTTCAACATACTGCAATGTCTCCACCAGAAGGAGATCAAGAAAGCATGCAT GTGGTGGAAGAAGTTGAATTTAGACATTATGCATCTAAATTTTATTCGAGAACGAGTGGTGGAATGGTACTTTTGGTCGATGGTGATACGTCATGAACCTAGTTGTTCTCGTGCTCGACTGATATCGACTAAGCTACTTATGTTAAGTACTGTCTTGGACGACATCTATGATAGCTACAGCACACTAGAAGAGAGTCTACTACTTACAGATGCAATCCAAAG GTGGAGCCCTGATGCAGTAGATCGACTACCAGAGTACATGAGGGATTTCTTTCTCAAAATGTTGAGCATTTTTCAAGAATTAGAAAATGAACTTGCGCCGGCGGAGAAGTTTCGAATATTGTACCTCAAGGAACAA TGGAAAATTCTAGCACAACATTACATCACGGAATGCAAATGGAGGGATGACAATTATGTGCCCAAGTTAGAAGAGCACATGCGTGTTTCAATCATAAGTGTGggatttatcttgttttattgcgCATTTTTGAGTGGCATGGAGGAGGCAGTGGCCACAAAGGATGCATTTGAATGGTTCGCAAGCTTTCCTAAGATTGTAGAAGCTTGTGCAATAATTGTTCGTATCACTAATGACATAGCTTCAAAGGAG CGAGAACAAAAGAGGGCACATGTTGCCTCAACGGTAGATTGCTATATGAAGGAATATGGAACATCAAAAGATGTTGCATGCGAGAAGCTCCTAGGCTTTGTTGAAGATGCATGGAAGACTATCAACGAGGAGCTCCTTAATGCAACTGGATTGTCGAGGGAAGTAATTGAACTATCACTCCACTCTTCGCGATCTACCGAATTGATATACAAGCATGTCGACGCATTCACAGAGCCTAATACCACGATGAAGGAAAATATATTCTCTCTACTTGTTCATCCTATCCCTATTTGA
- the LOC121974758 gene encoding (S)-beta-bisabolene synthase-like isoform X2: MMYLFRWLFRFFKIIYKSWSLLILHHSRFLKTWLLIVRLQASILAFGSEAWMNERAEELKNEVRSMFQNVSTGILQTMNLIDTIQLLGLDYHFTEEIDRALDDLKDVDMSKYGLYEVALHFRLLRQKGFNISSDVFKKYKDNEGKFMEELKDDAKGLLSLYNAAYLGTKKETILDEAISFTKDNLTSLLKDLNPTFAKLVSLTLKTPIQRNTKRLFTRCYISVYQDEPTRNETILELAKLDFNILQCLHQKEIKKACMWWKKLNLDIMHLNFIRERVVEWYFWSMVIRHEPSCSRARLISTKLLMLSTVLDDIYDSYSTLEESLLLTDAIQRWSPDAVDRLPEYMRDFFLKMLSIFQELENELAPAEKFRILYLKEQWKILAQHYITECKWRDDNYVPKLEEHMRVSIISVGFILFYCAFLSGMEEAVATKDAFEWFASFPKIVEACAIIVRITNDIASKEREQKRAHVASTVDCYMKEYGTSKDVACEKLLGFVEDAWKTINEELLNATGLSREVIELSLHSSRSTELIYKHVDAFTEPNTTMKENIFSLLVHPIPI; encoded by the exons ATGATGTACTTATTCAG ATGGCTCTTcaggtttttcaaaatcatatacaAGTCATGGAGCTTGTTGATACTCCATCACTCAAGGTTTTTGAAGACGTGGTTGTTGATCGTCAGGTTGCAGGCTTCGATCCTAGCTTTTGGG TCTGAGGCATGGATGAATGAAAGAGCTGAAGAACTCAAGAATGAAGTAAGGAGCATGTTCCAAAACGTGTCGACTGGCATCCTTCAAACCATGAATCTAATTGATACAATTCAACTTCTTGGACTTGATTACCATTTCACGGAGGAAATAGACAGAGCTTTAGACGATCTCAAGGATGTTGACATGAGCAAATACGGGCTCTATGAGGTTGCTCTTCATTTTCGACTGCTTAGACAAAAAGGATTCAACATTTCTTCAG ATGTATTTAAAAAGTACAAGGATAATGAGGGAAAATTTATGGAAGAACTAAAAGATGATGCTAAGGGTCTCCTGAGCTTATATAATGCGGCTTACCTTGGAACTAAAAAAGAGACTATACTCGACGAAGCCATTTCTTTTACTAAGGACAACCTTACATCTTTGTTAAAAGATCTAAATCCTACATTTGCAAAGCTAGTGTCTCTCACTCTCAAGACACCTATTCAACGAAACACGAAACGACTTTTCACAAGATGCTATATCTCTGTTTACCAAGATGAACCGACTCGAAATGAAACAATACTTGAGCTTGCAAAATTGGACTTCAACATACTGCAATGTCTCCACCAGAAGGAGATCAAGAAAGCATGCAT GTGGTGGAAGAAGTTGAATTTAGACATTATGCATCTAAATTTTATTCGAGAACGAGTGGTGGAATGGTACTTTTGGTCGATGGTGATACGTCATGAACCTAGTTGTTCTCGTGCTCGACTGATATCGACTAAGCTACTTATGTTAAGTACTGTCTTGGACGACATCTATGATAGCTACAGCACACTAGAAGAGAGTCTACTACTTACAGATGCAATCCAAAG GTGGAGCCCTGATGCAGTAGATCGACTACCAGAGTACATGAGGGATTTCTTTCTCAAAATGTTGAGCATTTTTCAAGAATTAGAAAATGAACTTGCGCCGGCGGAGAAGTTTCGAATATTGTACCTCAAGGAACAA TGGAAAATTCTAGCACAACATTACATCACGGAATGCAAATGGAGGGATGACAATTATGTGCCCAAGTTAGAAGAGCACATGCGTGTTTCAATCATAAGTGTGggatttatcttgttttattgcgCATTTTTGAGTGGCATGGAGGAGGCAGTGGCCACAAAGGATGCATTTGAATGGTTCGCAAGCTTTCCTAAGATTGTAGAAGCTTGTGCAATAATTGTTCGTATCACTAATGACATAGCTTCAAAGGAG CGAGAACAAAAGAGGGCACATGTTGCCTCAACGGTAGATTGCTATATGAAGGAATATGGAACATCAAAAGATGTTGCATGCGAGAAGCTCCTAGGCTTTGTTGAAGATGCATGGAAGACTATCAACGAGGAGCTCCTTAATGCAACTGGATTGTCGAGGGAAGTAATTGAACTATCACTCCACTCTTCGCGATCTACCGAATTGATATACAAGCATGTCGACGCATTCACAGAGCCTAATACCACGATGAAGGAAAATATATTCTCTCTACTTGTTCATCCTATCCCTATTTGA
- the LOC121974758 gene encoding (S)-beta-bisabolene synthase-like isoform X3, with protein sequence MMYLFRFFKIIYKSWSLLILHHSRFLKTWLLIVRLQASILAFGSEAWMNERAEELKNEVRSMFQNVSTGILQTMNLIDTIQLLGLDYHFTEEIDRALDDLKDVDMSKYGLYEVALHFRLLRQKGFNISSDVFKKYKDNEGKFMEELKDDAKGLLSLYNAAYLGTKKETILDEAISFTKDNLTSLLKDLNPTFAKLVSLTLKTPIQRNTKRLFTRCYISVYQDEPTRNETILELAKLDFNILQCLHQKEIKKACMWWKKLNLDIMHLNFIRERVVEWYFWSMVIRHEPSCSRARLISTKLLMLSTVLDDIYDSYSTLEESLLLTDAIQRWSPDAVDRLPEYMRDFFLKMLSIFQELENELAPAEKFRILYLKEQWKILAQHYITECKWRDDNYVPKLEEHMRVSIISVGFILFYCAFLSGMEEAVATKDAFEWFASFPKIVEACAIIVRITNDIASKEREQKRAHVASTVDCYMKEYGTSKDVACEKLLGFVEDAWKTINEELLNATGLSREVIELSLHSSRSTELIYKHVDAFTEPNTTMKENIFSLLVHPIPI encoded by the exons ATGATGTACTTATTCAG gtttttcaaaatcatatacaAGTCATGGAGCTTGTTGATACTCCATCACTCAAGGTTTTTGAAGACGTGGTTGTTGATCGTCAGGTTGCAGGCTTCGATCCTAGCTTTTGGG TCTGAGGCATGGATGAATGAAAGAGCTGAAGAACTCAAGAATGAAGTAAGGAGCATGTTCCAAAACGTGTCGACTGGCATCCTTCAAACCATGAATCTAATTGATACAATTCAACTTCTTGGACTTGATTACCATTTCACGGAGGAAATAGACAGAGCTTTAGACGATCTCAAGGATGTTGACATGAGCAAATACGGGCTCTATGAGGTTGCTCTTCATTTTCGACTGCTTAGACAAAAAGGATTCAACATTTCTTCAG ATGTATTTAAAAAGTACAAGGATAATGAGGGAAAATTTATGGAAGAACTAAAAGATGATGCTAAGGGTCTCCTGAGCTTATATAATGCGGCTTACCTTGGAACTAAAAAAGAGACTATACTCGACGAAGCCATTTCTTTTACTAAGGACAACCTTACATCTTTGTTAAAAGATCTAAATCCTACATTTGCAAAGCTAGTGTCTCTCACTCTCAAGACACCTATTCAACGAAACACGAAACGACTTTTCACAAGATGCTATATCTCTGTTTACCAAGATGAACCGACTCGAAATGAAACAATACTTGAGCTTGCAAAATTGGACTTCAACATACTGCAATGTCTCCACCAGAAGGAGATCAAGAAAGCATGCAT GTGGTGGAAGAAGTTGAATTTAGACATTATGCATCTAAATTTTATTCGAGAACGAGTGGTGGAATGGTACTTTTGGTCGATGGTGATACGTCATGAACCTAGTTGTTCTCGTGCTCGACTGATATCGACTAAGCTACTTATGTTAAGTACTGTCTTGGACGACATCTATGATAGCTACAGCACACTAGAAGAGAGTCTACTACTTACAGATGCAATCCAAAG GTGGAGCCCTGATGCAGTAGATCGACTACCAGAGTACATGAGGGATTTCTTTCTCAAAATGTTGAGCATTTTTCAAGAATTAGAAAATGAACTTGCGCCGGCGGAGAAGTTTCGAATATTGTACCTCAAGGAACAA TGGAAAATTCTAGCACAACATTACATCACGGAATGCAAATGGAGGGATGACAATTATGTGCCCAAGTTAGAAGAGCACATGCGTGTTTCAATCATAAGTGTGggatttatcttgttttattgcgCATTTTTGAGTGGCATGGAGGAGGCAGTGGCCACAAAGGATGCATTTGAATGGTTCGCAAGCTTTCCTAAGATTGTAGAAGCTTGTGCAATAATTGTTCGTATCACTAATGACATAGCTTCAAAGGAG CGAGAACAAAAGAGGGCACATGTTGCCTCAACGGTAGATTGCTATATGAAGGAATATGGAACATCAAAAGATGTTGCATGCGAGAAGCTCCTAGGCTTTGTTGAAGATGCATGGAAGACTATCAACGAGGAGCTCCTTAATGCAACTGGATTGTCGAGGGAAGTAATTGAACTATCACTCCACTCTTCGCGATCTACCGAATTGATATACAAGCATGTCGACGCATTCACAGAGCCTAATACCACGATGAAGGAAAATATATTCTCTCTACTTGTTCATCCTATCCCTATTTGA